In a single window of the uncultured Dysgonomonas sp. genome:
- the kdsA gene encoding 3-deoxy-8-phosphooctulonate synthase, translating to MNITNLKNDNFFLLAGPCVIEGEEMALRIAEKIIEITSKLDIPYVFKGSYKKANRSRVDSFTGIGDEKALKILRKVNETFGVPTVTDIHETHEAAMAAEYVDVLQIPAFLCRQTDLLIAAAKTGKIVNIKKGQFLAPGGMKFAAQKVVDSGNDNVIITDRGTSFGYSDLVVDFRGIPEMKEFGFPVVLDATHSLQKPNQASGVTGGQPQLIETMCKAGIATGVDGLFLETHFDPANALSDGANMLPLDQLEGLLIKLTRIKAALKE from the coding sequence AAATGATAATTTCTTCCTGCTTGCGGGACCATGTGTTATTGAGGGGGAAGAGATGGCATTGCGCATTGCCGAAAAAATAATAGAAATCACATCAAAACTTGATATACCCTACGTTTTCAAGGGTTCGTATAAAAAAGCAAATCGTTCGCGAGTCGATTCTTTTACCGGTATCGGTGATGAGAAAGCACTGAAAATATTGCGTAAGGTAAACGAAACATTTGGTGTGCCTACGGTGACAGATATCCATGAGACGCATGAAGCAGCGATGGCTGCCGAATATGTCGATGTATTGCAGATTCCTGCATTTCTTTGCCGTCAGACAGATCTGCTTATTGCTGCGGCTAAGACAGGGAAAATAGTAAATATCAAAAAAGGCCAGTTTCTTGCACCGGGCGGGATGAAATTTGCCGCGCAAAAGGTTGTGGATTCGGGGAACGATAATGTGATTATAACAGATAGAGGAACGTCTTTCGGATACTCTGATTTAGTAGTCGATTTTCGCGGGATACCCGAAATGAAAGAATTCGGCTTTCCTGTCGTTCTGGATGCTACCCATAGCCTTCAAAAACCAAATCAGGCATCGGGTGTTACCGGAGGGCAGCCACAGTTGATAGAAACAATGTGTAAAGCGGGTATTGCAACAGGTGTCGACGGATTATTCTTAGAAACACATTTCGATCCGGCCAATGCCTTGTCGGATGGCGCAAATATGTTGCCACTCGATCAGTTGGAAGGCTTATTGATAAAACTTACACGGATTAAAGCAGCATTAAAAGAATGA
- a CDS encoding 2-phosphosulfolactate phosphatase, which translates to MKVEVCFSPALYPYYASDNNHITVVVDIFRATTTMCAALKNGASSIISVASIEEAQDYKAKGYLVGAERNVKRCDFADFGNSPFDYTADKVRGKDVVFTTTNGTQAIDMAKDSDILTVGAFSNISALADFCADKEKDVIVLCAGWNNRFNMEDSLFGGALAQKLIDRGYAPASDATQVALSMWKEALPDVRSYIDRTEHIKRLEAHNLQDSVEYCLTEDTVNLVPVYSKETKKITIG; encoded by the coding sequence ATGAAAGTAGAAGTGTGTTTTTCTCCGGCTCTTTATCCATATTATGCTAGTGATAATAACCATATTACGGTTGTAGTAGATATTTTCAGGGCAACCACTACGATGTGCGCAGCCTTGAAGAACGGAGCGAGTTCTATTATATCTGTAGCTTCGATTGAAGAAGCGCAGGACTATAAGGCAAAGGGATATCTTGTAGGGGCAGAGCGTAATGTGAAGCGTTGCGATTTTGCAGATTTTGGCAATTCCCCATTTGACTATACAGCCGACAAAGTGAGAGGTAAGGATGTTGTATTCACTACCACTAACGGAACGCAGGCCATTGATATGGCGAAAGATTCGGATATACTGACCGTTGGTGCTTTTTCCAACATTAGCGCTTTGGCGGACTTCTGCGCAGATAAAGAGAAGGATGTAATAGTGCTTTGTGCCGGATGGAATAACCGTTTCAATATGGAGGATTCCCTTTTTGGCGGTGCTTTGGCTCAGAAGTTGATTGATAGAGGCTATGCTCCCGCCTCGGATGCAACGCAGGTAGCTTTGTCGATGTGGAAAGAGGCATTGCCCGATGTTCGCAGTTATATTGACCGTACAGAGCATATTAAGCGGTTGGAAGCTCATAATCTGCAAGATTCTGTAGAATACTGTTTAACAGAGGATACCGTGAATTTGGTTCCTGTTTACAGTAAAGAAACCAAGAAAATAACAATCGGCTGA
- a CDS encoding YraN family protein, which yields MAEHNDLGKKGEDAAEHYLRQKNYEIIERNWLYEKYEIDIIARNEEYIVFVEVKTRSSSQWGNPEEAVSKGKIKRIVEAADFYLREYDIDQPARFDVVAAIWNGKKFEIEHIDDAFLAPVN from the coding sequence ATGGCCGAGCATAACGATCTGGGGAAAAAGGGTGAGGATGCAGCGGAGCATTATCTCAGGCAGAAGAATTATGAAATAATAGAGCGTAACTGGCTATATGAAAAATATGAAATAGATATAATTGCCCGGAATGAGGAATATATTGTTTTTGTAGAAGTAAAGACCCGTAGTTCGAGCCAATGGGGAAACCCGGAGGAGGCAGTATCGAAGGGAAAGATAAAACGGATTGTTGAAGCTGCCGATTTTTACCTTAGGGAGTACGATATAGATCAGCCTGCCCGTTTCGATGTGGTTGCGGCTATATGGAATGGCAAAAAGTTTGAGATAGAACATATAGACGATGCATTTCTGGCACCTGTAAATTAG
- a CDS encoding MmcQ/YjbR family DNA-binding protein translates to MNIEEVREACISIKGATESFPFGDDTLVYKVMDKMFAYMGLESRDGEFWLNVKCDPEKAIELREHYNGIRPGYHSNKKYWNTIVIESDVSDALIKELIQHSVDEVIKKLPKVKQTEYNNLSNI, encoded by the coding sequence ATGAATATAGAAGAAGTTCGTGAAGCATGTATATCGATAAAAGGGGCGACAGAAAGCTTTCCTTTCGGAGATGATACGCTGGTCTATAAAGTAATGGACAAAATGTTTGCCTATATGGGCCTGGAGTCAAGAGACGGTGAATTCTGGCTGAATGTGAAATGTGATCCGGAGAAAGCGATTGAACTGAGGGAGCATTACAACGGTATCAGGCCGGGTTATCATTCAAACAAAAAGTATTGGAATACTATTGTTATTGAGAGTGATGTATCTGATGCTTTGATCAAAGAACTTATCCAACACTCGGTGGATGAGGTGATAAAGAAATTGCCAAAAGTGAAGCAAACCGAATATAATAATTTGTCTAATATCTAA
- a CDS encoding biotin--[acetyl-CoA-carboxylase] ligase, with the protein MPLIIHLVDEIDSTNNYMKSLLLKQKVKEGTIISADFQTGGRGQRGNGWMSENGKNLLFSIVLYPDAVKANEQFLISQVVSLAVADFLRKYADGITIKWPNDIYWREKKICGILIENAIEGDEIKESVCGIGVNLNQESFDSSLPNPVSLKQITGEYYEQSIMLEEVRELLFSYYEKLRRGEMQIIAEEYRDSLFRKTGYHLFNDNTNDFIARIKNVASDGTLILQTESGDERRFAFKEVRYVL; encoded by the coding sequence ATGCCTCTGATTATCCACCTTGTCGACGAAATTGATTCTACAAACAATTATATGAAAAGCCTGTTGCTGAAACAGAAAGTAAAGGAAGGAACCATTATCTCGGCCGATTTTCAGACCGGAGGCAGGGGGCAGCGCGGCAACGGCTGGATGTCGGAGAACGGAAAGAATCTGTTGTTCAGTATTGTATTGTATCCCGATGCGGTAAAAGCAAATGAGCAGTTCCTTATATCGCAGGTTGTATCGTTGGCTGTAGCCGATTTTCTCCGGAAATATGCAGATGGTATTACAATAAAATGGCCTAATGATATTTACTGGCGAGAGAAGAAGATATGCGGAATACTGATTGAGAATGCCATAGAAGGAGATGAAATAAAAGAGTCTGTTTGTGGGATAGGAGTCAATCTTAATCAGGAGAGTTTTGATAGCAGTCTGCCTAATCCTGTTTCTTTGAAGCAAATAACAGGAGAGTATTATGAGCAGAGTATCATGCTCGAAGAAGTCAGAGAACTCCTTTTTTCTTATTACGAGAAGTTGAGGAGGGGAGAGATGCAGATTATTGCAGAGGAGTATAGAGATTCTCTGTTCAGAAAAACAGGTTATCATTTATTTAATGACAACACAAACGATTTTATAGCCAGGATAAAAAATGTAGCTTCCGATGGAACGCTTATTTTGCAAACGGAAAGCGGAGATGAGAGACGCTTTGCGTTTAAAGAAGTAAGATATGTTCTGTGA
- the argR gene encoding arginine repressor produces the protein MTKKYRHKIIREVLQTNDINSQDMLLKLLMDKGFELTQATLSRDIKELKIVKVPTAKGNYVYQFSESMQNMEEEMPLSSFGFVNIEFSGQLAVIKTRPGYAMAIAGEIDRRATRYILGTVAGDDTILLIPRENISREEVIASLSEFIPNIE, from the coding sequence ATGACTAAGAAATACAGACATAAAATAATAAGAGAAGTGTTGCAGACGAATGATATAAATAGTCAGGATATGCTTCTTAAACTGTTGATGGATAAAGGGTTTGAACTTACACAGGCTACTTTGTCCCGCGATATAAAAGAACTGAAAATAGTGAAGGTGCCCACGGCAAAAGGTAATTATGTATATCAGTTTTCGGAGTCGATGCAGAATATGGAAGAGGAAATGCCGTTGTCTTCTTTCGGATTTGTTAATATTGAATTTTCGGGACAACTGGCTGTGATAAAGACCCGTCCGGGTTATGCTATGGCCATAGCGGGAGAAATAGACCGCAGGGCTACACGTTATATACTGGGTACAGTTGCAGGTGACGATACTATACTTCTGATACCGAGAGAGAATATAAGCAGGGAGGAGGTAATAGCTTCACTTTCTGAATTTATACCGAATATTGAATGA
- a CDS encoding GNAT family N-acetyltransferase has translation MEQQQLTIQIANESHVGYVQTILDTIEAAAKVRGTGIAKRTPEYVELKIKEGKAIIALMGDEFAGFCYIESWGNKQFVANSGLIVVEKFRQHGLAKKIKQHAFSLARAMFPTAKVFGLTSGAAVMKINTELGYVPVTFAQLTDDESFWRGCQGCVNYDILTRTDRKYCICTAMLFDPEKQKDKKEIKEIIKDLKKQLK, from the coding sequence ATGGAGCAACAACAACTTACTATACAGATAGCCAACGAAAGCCATGTCGGATATGTGCAAACGATATTGGATACAATTGAGGCTGCGGCTAAGGTGCGGGGCACGGGAATTGCAAAACGTACACCGGAATATGTGGAACTTAAAATAAAGGAAGGTAAAGCTATCATTGCTCTGATGGGAGATGAGTTTGCCGGATTTTGCTATATAGAATCATGGGGGAATAAGCAGTTTGTTGCCAATTCCGGGTTAATTGTAGTTGAAAAATTCAGACAGCACGGGCTGGCAAAAAAAATCAAACAGCATGCCTTTTCTCTGGCTAGAGCTATGTTTCCGACAGCCAAAGTATTTGGTCTTACATCGGGTGCTGCGGTAATGAAAATAAATACAGAACTGGGGTATGTGCCTGTGACTTTTGCACAACTGACTGATGATGAGTCTTTCTGGCGTGGCTGTCAGGGATGTGTCAATTATGATATCCTTACCCGTACCGACAGGAAATACTGTATCTGTACTGCGATGCTCTTCGATCCCGAAAAGCAGAAAGACAAGAAGGAGATAAAAGAGATAATCAAAGACCTCAAAAAGCAATTGAAATAA
- a CDS encoding argininosuccinate synthase domain-containing protein produces MKKKVVLAFSGGLDTSFCAKYLSADMGYDVYTAIANTGGFTPEELKVIEEKAYKLGAVKHVSLDITQEYYEKSIKYMIFGNVLRNGTYPISVSSERIFQAIAIINYAKEIGADAVAHGSTGAGNDQVRFDLTFDVLAPGIEIITPTRDMILTREYEINYLKEHGYEADFTKMVYSINKGLWGTSIGGKETLKSEQTLPEEAYPSQLQKQGQEVLTIDFEEGEIAAVNGEKYADKVKAIQKIEEITSAYAIGRDMHIGDTIIGIKGRVGFEAAAPLVIINAHKMLEKHTLTKWQQYWKEQVGNWYGMFLHEAQYLEPVMRDIEAMLSSSQQNVTGRVSIKLQPYHYVLIGVESDFDLMKADFGEYGEVNKAWTSDDAKGFTKIYAMTNKIYHSVQKKNGKEL; encoded by the coding sequence ATGAAAAAGAAAGTCGTTTTAGCATTCAGTGGAGGATTAGACACATCGTTCTGTGCAAAATATCTGTCCGCTGATATGGGATATGATGTATATACAGCCATAGCCAACACCGGAGGTTTCACGCCCGAAGAACTGAAAGTTATAGAAGAGAAAGCCTATAAATTAGGTGCTGTAAAACATGTAAGTCTCGACATAACACAGGAATACTACGAAAAGAGCATTAAATATATGATTTTCGGAAATGTATTGCGTAATGGTACATACCCGATTTCGGTGAGTTCGGAGCGTATATTTCAGGCGATAGCCATTATCAACTATGCAAAGGAAATAGGTGCTGACGCTGTTGCTCATGGCAGCACAGGAGCAGGAAACGATCAGGTTCGCTTCGACCTGACATTTGATGTGCTTGCTCCCGGCATTGAGATTATTACACCCACCCGCGACATGATCCTTACCCGTGAGTATGAAATCAATTATCTGAAAGAACATGGATATGAAGCCGATTTTACGAAGATGGTATATTCCATTAATAAAGGGCTTTGGGGTACAAGTATAGGTGGCAAAGAAACGCTGAAGTCAGAACAGACTTTGCCGGAAGAAGCCTATCCGTCCCAATTGCAGAAACAAGGACAGGAAGTTCTTACGATTGATTTCGAAGAAGGCGAAATAGCAGCAGTAAACGGTGAAAAATATGCTGATAAGGTAAAAGCTATCCAGAAGATAGAAGAGATTACATCGGCTTATGCTATCGGCCGCGATATGCATATAGGTGATACTATTATCGGCATAAAGGGACGTGTGGGCTTTGAAGCCGCGGCTCCGCTGGTGATTATCAATGCGCACAAAATGCTGGAAAAGCATACACTAACCAAATGGCAACAGTATTGGAAAGAGCAGGTAGGTAACTGGTACGGAATGTTTCTTCACGAAGCACAATATCTGGAACCTGTGATGCGTGATATTGAAGCAATGCTATCAAGTTCGCAGCAAAATGTAACTGGTAGGGTGAGCATTAAACTGCAACCATATCATTATGTGCTGATTGGAGTGGAAAGTGACTTCGATTTGATGAAAGCTGATTTTGGTGAGTACGGCGAAGTGAATAAGGCGTGGACATCGGATGATGCGAAAGGCTTTACTAAGATTTATGCTATGACAAATAAGATATATCATAGTGTACAGAAAAAGAACGGGAAAGAGTTATAA
- the argC gene encoding N-acetyl-gamma-glutamyl-phosphate reductase has protein sequence MIKAGIIGGAGYTAGELIRILINHPQVELVFVNSTSNAGNKLTDVHSGLLGDTEMSFTDQLPYDTIDVLFFCTAHGDTKKFLEANEIPEHLKIIDLSTDYRHKADENKFIYGLPELNKEEIRKSSYIANPGCFATAIQLGLLPLAKAGLLNTEIHVNAITGSTGAGVKPSATSHFSWRENNISVYKAFEHQHLTEIRQSLAQLQTGFTEDINFIPVRGNFTRGIFVSTYLKFDGTIEEAVKLYQDFYKESPFVVVSDKNIDLKQVVNTNKCILHLEKHGSKLLILSCIDNLVKGASGQAVHNMNLIFGLEETIGLKLKASAF, from the coding sequence ATGATAAAAGCAGGAATTATAGGGGGAGCCGGCTATACTGCCGGAGAACTGATAAGGATATTAATCAATCATCCGCAGGTGGAACTGGTATTTGTAAACAGTACAAGTAACGCGGGCAATAAACTAACGGATGTACATAGTGGATTGTTAGGCGATACGGAGATGAGTTTTACCGACCAGTTGCCTTACGATACAATAGATGTATTGTTTTTTTGTACGGCACATGGTGATACAAAGAAGTTTTTGGAAGCGAATGAGATTCCCGAACATCTGAAAATTATAGACCTGTCTACCGATTACAGGCACAAAGCCGATGAAAATAAATTTATTTATGGCTTACCCGAACTGAATAAAGAAGAGATACGGAAATCATCTTATATCGCCAATCCCGGATGTTTTGCCACGGCTATACAGTTAGGCCTGTTGCCACTGGCGAAGGCCGGATTGCTGAATACGGAAATCCATGTGAATGCTATCACAGGCTCCACCGGGGCGGGAGTAAAGCCGTCGGCAACCTCCCATTTCAGCTGGCGGGAGAATAATATCTCTGTTTATAAGGCTTTCGAACATCAGCACCTGACAGAGATTCGCCAGTCATTAGCTCAGTTACAGACCGGTTTTACAGAAGATATTAACTTTATTCCTGTCCGTGGAAATTTCACCAGAGGTATATTTGTTTCTACTTATCTGAAATTTGACGGAACTATTGAAGAGGCTGTGAAATTATATCAGGATTTTTACAAAGAAAGTCCTTTTGTGGTTGTCTCCGATAAAAATATAGATCTCAAGCAGGTGGTAAATACAAATAAATGTATCTTGCATCTGGAAAAACACGGAAGTAAGCTGCTTATCCTTTCCTGCATAGACAATCTGGTAAAAGGTGCGTCGGGACAGGCTGTACATAATATGAACCTGATATTCGGGTTGGAAGAGACAATCGGATTAAAGCTAAAGGCTTCGGCTTTTTAA